In Lolium perenne isolate Kyuss_39 chromosome 5, Kyuss_2.0, whole genome shotgun sequence, the sequence AGAGCTTTAGAGGTTATAGAATAAACCAATTTTTTGTACATTATTTGTACTATCAAAAAGAGCGTTATGAGGCAAAGTGGTGGATCTGGTTCGGTCTATGTGCGTTTCATGTTTAGTGTGAAAAGATTTGAAATAGTTGCAGAGTTTAATGACGATCACTTCAGCTCTAGGGCGCTGGTTATTAGGGGTAAGTGATGAAGACTATGTAGAAGGAGAACGACGATCTAGTGGTTGTAGTGGTTATTAGATGGTTCAAGAAATTTGATGTAATTTTTTTAATGTTTAGGGTGCCCTATaccttttctgattttttttacaaTAGATCAGGGTTGTAATGGAAAAAATTAAATGTGAAATAAATAATGCAACGCTGGCCACCCAGGAACCAAACAGAGCTGAAACGGCGAGACGGTGGCGAGCCCACGCGGACAGAGCGCGACCAAAACTTGGGCCGAACAGGCGCGTGACAGTGATGGGCTCCTCACAGATGCGTTTCGTTCCGTGCCCAACTTCCCTAGCCTCCTCCACGCACCGCCTTGCACGTTTTGTTCCTATCCACTCCTCCAAGGGAAAGCCCTGCCCGTCTCGTCTCCGCGCAACCATTCCCCAAATCGCCCCTCCGCCCAATCGGGAGAATCGCAGAACCCTACCTCCCCCCCACCCATGGCTCTTgcccgccgcctcctcccgctctTCCTCcgccgcggcggcgccctcccccGGCCCCCATGCCCCACCCCCGCCCGCGCCCTCTCCACCGCCGCCCTCCCAGCCGACGCCCCCACCCCAAccgccgacgaggacgacgacgccaTCACCATCAAGGGCGTGCGCATCTCGGGCCGCCCGCTCTACATGGACATGCAGGCGACCACGCCGGTCGACCCGCGCGTCCTCGACGCCATGCTCCCCTACTACCTCTCCCAGTACGGCAACCCGCACTCCCGCACCCACCTCTACGGCTGGGAGTCGGACGCGGCCGTCGAGTCCGCCCGCGCGCGCGTCGCCGCGCTCGTCGGCGCCGACCCGCGCGAGATCTTCTTCACCTCGGGCGCCACCGAGTGCAACAACATCGCCGTCAAGGGCGTCATGCACTTCTACCGGGACCGCCGCCGCCACGTCATCACCACGCAGACCGAGCACAAGTGCGTGCTCGACTCCTGCCGCCACCTCCAGCAGGAGGGCTTCGACGTCACCTACCTCCCGGTCCGCCCCGACGGCCTCGTCGACCTCGCCCAGCTCCGCGACGCCATCCGCCCCGACACGGGCCTCGTCTCCGTCATGGCCGTCAACAACGAGATCGGCGTAGTCCAGCCGCTCGAGGAGATCGGGCGCCTCTGCCGCGAACACGGCGTCCACTTCCACACCGACGCGGCGCAGGCCCTCGGCAAGATCCCCATCGACGTCAACCGGATGGGGATCGGCCTCATGTCCCTCTCCGCGCACAAGATCTACGGGCCCAAGGGCGTCGGCGCGCTCTACCTGCGCCGCCGCCCCCGCATCCGCGTCGAGCCGCAGATGAGCGGCGGGGGGCAGGAGCGCGGCATCCGCAGCGGCACCGTGCCCACGCCCCTCGTCGTCGGCTTCGGCGCCGCCTGCGAGATCGCCGCCCGCGAGATGGACTACGACGAGAGGCGCGTCAGCGCGCTGCAGCAGCGCCTGCTCGACGGCATCCGCGCCAGGgtcgacgacgtcgtcatcaacgGCAG encodes:
- the LOC127346121 gene encoding cysteine desulfurase, mitochondrial, which codes for MALARRLLPLFLRRGGALPRPPCPTPARALSTAALPADAPTPTADEDDDAITIKGVRISGRPLYMDMQATTPVDPRVLDAMLPYYLSQYGNPHSRTHLYGWESDAAVESARARVAALVGADPREIFFTSGATECNNIAVKGVMHFYRDRRRHVITTQTEHKCVLDSCRHLQQEGFDVTYLPVRPDGLVDLAQLRDAIRPDTGLVSVMAVNNEIGVVQPLEEIGRLCREHGVHFHTDAAQALGKIPIDVNRMGIGLMSLSAHKIYGPKGVGALYLRRRPRIRVEPQMSGGGQERGIRSGTVPTPLVVGFGAACEIAAREMDYDERRVSALQQRLLDGIRARVDDVVINGSMEHRYSGNLNLSFAYVEGESLLMGLKEVAVSSGSACTSASLEPSYVLRALGVDEDMAHTSIRFGIGRFTTEAEVDRATELTVHQVLKLREMSPLYEMAKAGIDIKSIQWSQH